A portion of the Pedobacter cryoconitis genome contains these proteins:
- the cdaA gene encoding diadenylate cyclase CdaA has translation MKGFDFDFLTITVTDVVDILFVAFLIYYTYNLIKNTLAVNLLLGMFIILILWFVVDALNMRLLSTIINKFMSVGIIALIVIFQPEIRRFLLLIGKNTFLQKNKAWWGYLFGSKDIERDNLVRIKPIIDACKSMKKSRTGALIVFVKFYDDQLFANSCELIDSKISKRLLESIFQKYSPLHDGAVVIAENKIKSASCILPLTDNDKLPPQFGLRHRAGIGVSETTDAVAVIVSEETGEIAYAKQGRVRMNVSFGELEKLLNKDF, from the coding sequence ATGAAAGGCTTCGATTTTGATTTTCTAACAATAACAGTGACGGATGTAGTGGACATTTTGTTCGTTGCCTTCCTGATCTATTATACTTATAACCTGATTAAAAATACGCTGGCCGTTAATTTACTGCTCGGTATGTTTATCATTCTGATTCTGTGGTTTGTGGTAGATGCGCTGAATATGCGTCTGCTGTCAACTATCATCAATAAATTCATGAGTGTAGGGATTATCGCATTGATTGTGATATTCCAGCCCGAGATCAGGCGTTTCTTACTGCTGATTGGTAAGAACACCTTTCTACAGAAAAACAAAGCCTGGTGGGGATACCTATTCGGCAGCAAAGATATTGAACGCGATAACCTGGTCAGGATTAAACCTATTATCGATGCCTGTAAAAGCATGAAAAAGTCCAGAACAGGGGCTTTGATTGTATTCGTTAAATTTTATGATGATCAGCTATTTGCTAACAGCTGTGAATTGATAGATTCTAAAATCTCCAAACGTTTATTAGAAAGTATATTTCAAAAATATAGTCCGCTGCATGATGGAGCTGTAGTTATTGCGGAGAATAAGATTAAAAGTGCCAGCTGTATCTTACCGTTGACAGACAATGATAAATTGCCTCCGCAATTCGGCTTACGTCACCGCGCCGGAATTGGTGTGTCAGAAACTACCGATGCCGTTGCAGTTATTGTATCTGAAGAAACTGGCGAAATTGCTTATGCGAAACAAGGCAGGGTAAGGATGAATGTTTCTTTCGGAGAACTGGAAAAACTACTGAATAAGGATTTTTAA
- a CDS encoding BrxA/BrxB family bacilliredoxin: MYPEYLVEPMRAELTNVGFEEMKTAEDVDNAISSKGTVFVVVNSVCGCAASNARPAAKLAAANEKHPDKMITVFAGMEKEAVDRARSYMVPFPPSSPAMALFKDGKLVHMIERHQIEGRAAQMIADNLKGAFDQYC; this comes from the coding sequence ATGTATCCAGAATATTTAGTTGAACCAATGCGTGCAGAACTTACAAATGTAGGTTTTGAAGAAATGAAAACTGCAGAAGATGTGGACAACGCGATTTCTTCAAAAGGAACTGTTTTTGTAGTGGTGAATTCTGTTTGTGGCTGTGCAGCCTCAAATGCAAGACCAGCAGCAAAATTAGCAGCTGCGAATGAGAAACACCCTGATAAAATGATTACTGTTTTTGCAGGAATGGAAAAAGAAGCGGTAGACAGAGCAAGAAGCTATATGGTACCATTTCCTCCATCTTCTCCAGCTATGGCATTGTTCAAAGATGGTAAATTAGTACATATGATCGAACGTCATCAAATTGAAGGACGTGCTGCTCAAATGATCGCTGACAACCTTAAAGGTGCTTTTGATCAATATTGCTAA